One Eubalaena glacialis isolate mEubGla1 chromosome 11, mEubGla1.1.hap2.+ XY, whole genome shotgun sequence DNA segment encodes these proteins:
- the LOC133100297 gene encoding cytochrome P450 2D14 isoform X11 — protein sequence MLLTGATLATLAVAVAVFLLLVDQMHQHSRWAARYPPGPMPLPGLGNLLQVNFQDPLLSFSQLRRRFGDVFSLQQVWTPVVVLNGLAAVREALVYRSQDTSDRPSATVYEHLGYGPRSEGVILARYGKAWREQRRFSLSTLRNFGLGKKSLEQWVTEEASCLCAAFADQAGRPFSPNALLNKAVSNVIASLTFGSRFEYNDLRILKLLDILEDGLKEEVGFVRQVLEAIPVLLRIPGLAAKVFPAQRAFMALIDELVTEHRMTRDRAQPPRDLTDAFLDEVEKAKGNPESSFNDENLRLVVSDLFSAGMITTSTTLAWALLLMILHPDVQRERQEEVRAQPLGLTTVRMLVFPGRVQQEIDEVIGQVRPPEMADQALMPFTMAVVHEVQRFGDIIPLGLPHMTSRDIEVQGFLIPKGTTLITNLSSVLKDETIWKKPFHFHPEHFLDAQGRFVKQEAFIPFSAGRRSCLGEPLARMELFLFFTSLLQHFSFSVPAGQPRPSSHGVFAFLVTPSPYQLCALPR from the exons ATGCTGCTGACTGGGGCTACACTGGCGACCCTGGCTGTGGCCGTGGCCGTCTTCCTGCTCTTGGTGGACCAGATGCACCAGCACTCACGTTGGGCCGCACGCTACCCGCCAGGTCCCATGCCACTGCCTGGGCTGGGTAACCTGCTGCAGGTGAACTTCCAGGACCCGCTTCTCAGCTTTAGCCAG CTGCGGCGCCGCTTCGGGGACGTGTTCAGCCTGCAGCAGGTCTGGACTCCCGTCGTCGTGCTCAACGGGCTGGCGGCTGTGCGAGAGGCGCTGGTGTACCGCAGCCAGGATACCTCCGACCGCCCATCTGCGACAGTCTACGAGCACCTGGGTTACGGGCCGCGCTCGGAAG GAGTGATCCTGGCGCGCTATGGGAAAGCCTGGCGCGAGCAGCGACGCTTCTCCTTGTCCACCCTGCGCAACTTCGGCCTGGGCAAGAAGTCGCTGGAGCAGTGGGTGACCGAGGAGGCCTCGTGCCTCTGCGCCGCCTTCGCCGATCAGGCCG GACGTCCCTTTAGCCCCAACGCCCTCCTGAATAAAGCGGTGAGCAACGTGATCGCCTCCCTGACCTTCGGGAGCCGCTTCGAGTACAACGACCTTCGCATCCTCAAGCTATTGGACATATTGGAGGATGGACTGAAGGAGGAGGTTGGCTTCGTGCGCCAG GTGCTGGAAGCAATCCCCGTGCTCCTGCGTATCCCAGGGCTGGCTGCCAAGGTCTTCCCGGCGCAGAGGGCCTTCATGGCCCTGATTGATGAGCTGGTCACCGAGCACAGGATGACCCGGGACCGGGCCCAGCCACCCCGAGACCTGACTGACGCCTTCTTGGACGAGGTGgagaag GCCAAGGGGAACCCTGAGAGCAGCTTCAATGATGAGAACCTGCGCCTGGTGGTGTCTGACCTCTTCTCTGCCGGGATGATCACCACCTCAACCACGCTGGCCTGGGCCCTCCTCCTCATGATCCTGCACCCAGACGTGCAGCGTGA GCGTCAGGAGGAGGTCAGAGCCCAGCCCTTGGGTCTGACCACTGTGAGGATGCTTGTTTTTCCAGGACGTGTCCAACAGGAAATCGATGAGGTGATAGGGCAGGTGAGGCCACCAGAGATGGCGGATCAGGCCCTCATGCCCTTCACCATGGCCGTGGTCCATGAGGTGCAGCGCTTTGGGGACATCATCCCACTGGGCCTGCCCCACATGACATCCCGTGACATCGAAGTTCAGGGCTTCCTCATCCCAAA A GGGACGACGCTCATCACCAACCTGTCATCAGTGCTGAAGGACGAGACCATCTGGAAGAAGCCCTTCCACTTCCACCCGGAGCACTTCCTGGATGCCCAGGGCCGCTTCGTCAAGCAGGAGGCCTTCATACCCTTCTCAGCAG GCCGCCGCTCGTGCCTTGGGGAGCCCCTCGCCCGCATGgagctcttcctcttcttcaccaGCCTCCTGCAGCACTTCAGCTTCTCAGTGCCCGCTGGGCAGCCCCGCCCCAGTAGCCACGGTGTCTTTGCCTTCCTGGTGACCCCATCCCCCTAccagctctgtgctctgcccCGCTAG
- the LOC133100297 gene encoding cytochrome P450 2D14 isoform X5: MLLTGATLATLAVAVAVFLLLVDQMHQHSRWAARYPPGPMPLPGLGNLLQVNFQDPLLSFSQLRRRFGDVFSLQQVWTPVVVLNGLAAVREALVYRSQDTSDRPSATVYEHLGYGPRSEGVILARYGKAWREQRRFSLSTLRNFGLGKKSLEQWVTEEASCLCAAFADQAGRPFSPNALLNKAVSNVIASLTFGSRFEYNDLRILKLLDILEDGLKEEVGFVRQVLEAIPVLLRIPGLAAKVFPAQRAFMALIDELVTEHRMTRDRAQPPRDLTDAFLDEVEKAKGNPESSFNDENLRLVVSDLFSAGMITTSTTLAWALLLMILHPDVQREPSPRGQGTTLITNLSSVLKDETIWKKPFHFHPEHFLDAQGRFVKQEAFIPFSAGRRSCLGEPLARMELFLFFTSLLQHFSFSVPAGQPRPSSHGVFAFLVTPSPYQLCALPR, translated from the exons ATGCTGCTGACTGGGGCTACACTGGCGACCCTGGCTGTGGCCGTGGCCGTCTTCCTGCTCTTGGTGGACCAGATGCACCAGCACTCACGTTGGGCCGCACGCTACCCGCCAGGTCCCATGCCACTGCCTGGGCTGGGTAACCTGCTGCAGGTGAACTTCCAGGACCCGCTTCTCAGCTTTAGCCAG CTGCGGCGCCGCTTCGGGGACGTGTTCAGCCTGCAGCAGGTCTGGACTCCCGTCGTCGTGCTCAACGGGCTGGCGGCTGTGCGAGAGGCGCTGGTGTACCGCAGCCAGGATACCTCCGACCGCCCATCTGCGACAGTCTACGAGCACCTGGGTTACGGGCCGCGCTCGGAAG GAGTGATCCTGGCGCGCTATGGGAAAGCCTGGCGCGAGCAGCGACGCTTCTCCTTGTCCACCCTGCGCAACTTCGGCCTGGGCAAGAAGTCGCTGGAGCAGTGGGTGACCGAGGAGGCCTCGTGCCTCTGCGCCGCCTTCGCCGATCAGGCCG GACGTCCCTTTAGCCCCAACGCCCTCCTGAATAAAGCGGTGAGCAACGTGATCGCCTCCCTGACCTTCGGGAGCCGCTTCGAGTACAACGACCTTCGCATCCTCAAGCTATTGGACATATTGGAGGATGGACTGAAGGAGGAGGTTGGCTTCGTGCGCCAG GTGCTGGAAGCAATCCCCGTGCTCCTGCGTATCCCAGGGCTGGCTGCCAAGGTCTTCCCGGCGCAGAGGGCCTTCATGGCCCTGATTGATGAGCTGGTCACCGAGCACAGGATGACCCGGGACCGGGCCCAGCCACCCCGAGACCTGACTGACGCCTTCTTGGACGAGGTGgagaag GCCAAGGGGAACCCTGAGAGCAGCTTCAATGATGAGAACCTGCGCCTGGTGGTGTCTGACCTCTTCTCTGCCGGGATGATCACCACCTCAACCACGCTGGCCTGGGCCCTCCTCCTCATGATCCTGCACCCAGACGTGCAGCGTGAGCCTAGCCCGAGGGGCCAG GGGACGACGCTCATCACCAACCTGTCATCAGTGCTGAAGGACGAGACCATCTGGAAGAAGCCCTTCCACTTCCACCCGGAGCACTTCCTGGATGCCCAGGGCCGCTTCGTCAAGCAGGAGGCCTTCATACCCTTCTCAGCAG GCCGCCGCTCGTGCCTTGGGGAGCCCCTCGCCCGCATGgagctcttcctcttcttcaccaGCCTCCTGCAGCACTTCAGCTTCTCAGTGCCCGCTGGGCAGCCCCGCCCCAGTAGCCACGGTGTCTTTGCCTTCCTGGTGACCCCATCCCCCTAccagctctgtgctctgcccCGCTAG
- the LOC133100297 gene encoding cytochrome P450 2D14 isoform X12, with amino-acid sequence MLLTGATLATLAVAVAVFLLLVDQMHQHSRWAARYPPGPMPLPGLGNLLQVNFQDPLLSFSQLRRRFGDVFSLQQVWTPVVVLNGLAAVREALVYRSQDTSDRPSATVYEHLGYGPRSEGRPFSPNALLNKAVSNVIASLTFGSRFEYNDLRILKLLDILEDGLKEEVGFVRQVLEAIPVLLRIPGLAAKVFPAQRAFMALIDELVTEHRMTRDRAQPPRDLTDAFLDEVEKAKGNPESSFNDENLRLVVSDLFSAGMITTSTTLAWALLLMILHPDVQRRVQQEIDEVIGQVRPPEMADQALMPFTMAVVHEVQRFGDIIPLGLPHMTSRDIEVQGFLIPKGTTLITNLSSVLKDETIWKKPFHFHPEHFLDAQGRFVKQEAFIPFSAGRRSCLGEPLARMELFLFFTSLLQHFSFSVPAGQPRPSSHGVFAFLVTPSPYQLCALPR; translated from the exons ATGCTGCTGACTGGGGCTACACTGGCGACCCTGGCTGTGGCCGTGGCCGTCTTCCTGCTCTTGGTGGACCAGATGCACCAGCACTCACGTTGGGCCGCACGCTACCCGCCAGGTCCCATGCCACTGCCTGGGCTGGGTAACCTGCTGCAGGTGAACTTCCAGGACCCGCTTCTCAGCTTTAGCCAG CTGCGGCGCCGCTTCGGGGACGTGTTCAGCCTGCAGCAGGTCTGGACTCCCGTCGTCGTGCTCAACGGGCTGGCGGCTGTGCGAGAGGCGCTGGTGTACCGCAGCCAGGATACCTCCGACCGCCCATCTGCGACAGTCTACGAGCACCTGGGTTACGGGCCGCGCTCGGAAG GACGTCCCTTTAGCCCCAACGCCCTCCTGAATAAAGCGGTGAGCAACGTGATCGCCTCCCTGACCTTCGGGAGCCGCTTCGAGTACAACGACCTTCGCATCCTCAAGCTATTGGACATATTGGAGGATGGACTGAAGGAGGAGGTTGGCTTCGTGCGCCAG GTGCTGGAAGCAATCCCCGTGCTCCTGCGTATCCCAGGGCTGGCTGCCAAGGTCTTCCCGGCGCAGAGGGCCTTCATGGCCCTGATTGATGAGCTGGTCACCGAGCACAGGATGACCCGGGACCGGGCCCAGCCACCCCGAGACCTGACTGACGCCTTCTTGGACGAGGTGgagaag GCCAAGGGGAACCCTGAGAGCAGCTTCAATGATGAGAACCTGCGCCTGGTGGTGTCTGACCTCTTCTCTGCCGGGATGATCACCACCTCAACCACGCTGGCCTGGGCCCTCCTCCTCATGATCCTGCACCCAGACGTGCAGC GACGTGTCCAACAGGAAATCGATGAGGTGATAGGGCAGGTGAGGCCACCAGAGATGGCGGATCAGGCCCTCATGCCCTTCACCATGGCCGTGGTCCATGAGGTGCAGCGCTTTGGGGACATCATCCCACTGGGCCTGCCCCACATGACATCCCGTGACATCGAAGTTCAGGGCTTCCTCATCCCAAA A GGGACGACGCTCATCACCAACCTGTCATCAGTGCTGAAGGACGAGACCATCTGGAAGAAGCCCTTCCACTTCCACCCGGAGCACTTCCTGGATGCCCAGGGCCGCTTCGTCAAGCAGGAGGCCTTCATACCCTTCTCAGCAG GCCGCCGCTCGTGCCTTGGGGAGCCCCTCGCCCGCATGgagctcttcctcttcttcaccaGCCTCCTGCAGCACTTCAGCTTCTCAGTGCCCGCTGGGCAGCCCCGCCCCAGTAGCCACGGTGTCTTTGCCTTCCTGGTGACCCCATCCCCCTAccagctctgtgctctgcccCGCTAG
- the LOC133100297 gene encoding cytochrome P450 2D14 isoform X6, with translation MLLTGATLATLAVAVAVFLLLVDQMHQHSRWAARYPPGPMPLPGLGNLLQVNFQDPLLSFSQLRRRFGDVFSLQQVWTPVVVLNGLAAVREALVYRSQDTSDRPSATVYEHLGYGPRSEGVILARYGKAWREQRRFSLSTLRNFGLGKKSLEQWVTEEASCLCAAFADQAGRPFSPNALLNKAVSNVIASLTFGSRFEYNDLRILKLLDILEDGLKEEVGFVRQVLEAIPVLLRIPGLAAKVFPAQRAFMALIDELVTEHRMTRDRAQPPRDLTDAFLDEVEKAKGNPESSFNDENLRLVVSDLFSAGMITTSTTLAWALLLMILHPDVQRVQAPPSPDPTRARHFLPGDDAHHQPVISAEGRDHLEEALPLPPGALPGCPGPLRQAGGLHTLLSRPPLVPWGAPRPHGALPLLHQPPAALQLLSARWAAPPQ, from the exons ATGCTGCTGACTGGGGCTACACTGGCGACCCTGGCTGTGGCCGTGGCCGTCTTCCTGCTCTTGGTGGACCAGATGCACCAGCACTCACGTTGGGCCGCACGCTACCCGCCAGGTCCCATGCCACTGCCTGGGCTGGGTAACCTGCTGCAGGTGAACTTCCAGGACCCGCTTCTCAGCTTTAGCCAG CTGCGGCGCCGCTTCGGGGACGTGTTCAGCCTGCAGCAGGTCTGGACTCCCGTCGTCGTGCTCAACGGGCTGGCGGCTGTGCGAGAGGCGCTGGTGTACCGCAGCCAGGATACCTCCGACCGCCCATCTGCGACAGTCTACGAGCACCTGGGTTACGGGCCGCGCTCGGAAG GAGTGATCCTGGCGCGCTATGGGAAAGCCTGGCGCGAGCAGCGACGCTTCTCCTTGTCCACCCTGCGCAACTTCGGCCTGGGCAAGAAGTCGCTGGAGCAGTGGGTGACCGAGGAGGCCTCGTGCCTCTGCGCCGCCTTCGCCGATCAGGCCG GACGTCCCTTTAGCCCCAACGCCCTCCTGAATAAAGCGGTGAGCAACGTGATCGCCTCCCTGACCTTCGGGAGCCGCTTCGAGTACAACGACCTTCGCATCCTCAAGCTATTGGACATATTGGAGGATGGACTGAAGGAGGAGGTTGGCTTCGTGCGCCAG GTGCTGGAAGCAATCCCCGTGCTCCTGCGTATCCCAGGGCTGGCTGCCAAGGTCTTCCCGGCGCAGAGGGCCTTCATGGCCCTGATTGATGAGCTGGTCACCGAGCACAGGATGACCCGGGACCGGGCCCAGCCACCCCGAGACCTGACTGACGCCTTCTTGGACGAGGTGgagaag GCCAAGGGGAACCCTGAGAGCAGCTTCAATGATGAGAACCTGCGCCTGGTGGTGTCTGACCTCTTCTCTGCCGGGATGATCACCACCTCAACCACGCTGGCCTGGGCCCTCCTCCTCATGATCCTGCACCCAGACGTGCAGC GGGTGCAGGCACCCCCCAGTCCAGACCCCACCCGTGCCAGACATTTCCTGCCAGGGGACGACGCTCATCACCAACCTGTCATCAGTGCTGAAGGACGAGACCATCTGGAAGAAGCCCTTCCACTTCCACCCGGAGCACTTCCTGGATGCCCAGGGCCGCTTCGTCAAGCAGGAGGCCTTCATACCCTTCTCAGCAG GCCGCCGCTCGTGCCTTGGGGAGCCCCTCGCCCGCATGgagctcttcctcttcttcaccaGCCTCCTGCAGCACTTCAGCTTCTCAGTGCCCGCTGGGCAGCCCCGCCCCAGTAG
- the LOC133100297 gene encoding cytochrome P450 2D14 isoform X9, with protein sequence MLLTGATLATLAVAVAVFLLLVDQMHQHSRWAARYPPGPMPLPGLGNLLQVNFQDPLLSFSQLRRRFGDVFSLQQVWTPVVVLNGLAAVREALVYRSQDTSDRPSATVYEHLGYGPRSEGVILARYGKAWREQRRFSLSTLRNFGLGKKSLEQWVTEEASCLCAAFADQAGRPFSPNALLNKAVSNVIASLTFGSRFEYNDLRILKLLDILEDGLKEEVGFVRQVLEAIPVLLRIPGLAAKVFPAQRAFMALIDELVTEHRMTRDRAQPPRDLTDAFLDEVEKAKGNPESSFNDENLRLVVSDLFSAGMITTSTTLAWALLLMILHPDVQRDDAHHQPVISAEGRDHLEEALPLPPGALPGCPGPLRQAGGLHTLLSRPPLVPWGAPRPHGALPLLHQPPAALQLLSARWAAPPQ encoded by the exons ATGCTGCTGACTGGGGCTACACTGGCGACCCTGGCTGTGGCCGTGGCCGTCTTCCTGCTCTTGGTGGACCAGATGCACCAGCACTCACGTTGGGCCGCACGCTACCCGCCAGGTCCCATGCCACTGCCTGGGCTGGGTAACCTGCTGCAGGTGAACTTCCAGGACCCGCTTCTCAGCTTTAGCCAG CTGCGGCGCCGCTTCGGGGACGTGTTCAGCCTGCAGCAGGTCTGGACTCCCGTCGTCGTGCTCAACGGGCTGGCGGCTGTGCGAGAGGCGCTGGTGTACCGCAGCCAGGATACCTCCGACCGCCCATCTGCGACAGTCTACGAGCACCTGGGTTACGGGCCGCGCTCGGAAG GAGTGATCCTGGCGCGCTATGGGAAAGCCTGGCGCGAGCAGCGACGCTTCTCCTTGTCCACCCTGCGCAACTTCGGCCTGGGCAAGAAGTCGCTGGAGCAGTGGGTGACCGAGGAGGCCTCGTGCCTCTGCGCCGCCTTCGCCGATCAGGCCG GACGTCCCTTTAGCCCCAACGCCCTCCTGAATAAAGCGGTGAGCAACGTGATCGCCTCCCTGACCTTCGGGAGCCGCTTCGAGTACAACGACCTTCGCATCCTCAAGCTATTGGACATATTGGAGGATGGACTGAAGGAGGAGGTTGGCTTCGTGCGCCAG GTGCTGGAAGCAATCCCCGTGCTCCTGCGTATCCCAGGGCTGGCTGCCAAGGTCTTCCCGGCGCAGAGGGCCTTCATGGCCCTGATTGATGAGCTGGTCACCGAGCACAGGATGACCCGGGACCGGGCCCAGCCACCCCGAGACCTGACTGACGCCTTCTTGGACGAGGTGgagaag GCCAAGGGGAACCCTGAGAGCAGCTTCAATGATGAGAACCTGCGCCTGGTGGTGTCTGACCTCTTCTCTGCCGGGATGATCACCACCTCAACCACGCTGGCCTGGGCCCTCCTCCTCATGATCCTGCACCCAGACGTGCAGC GGGACGACGCTCATCACCAACCTGTCATCAGTGCTGAAGGACGAGACCATCTGGAAGAAGCCCTTCCACTTCCACCCGGAGCACTTCCTGGATGCCCAGGGCCGCTTCGTCAAGCAGGAGGCCTTCATACCCTTCTCAGCAG GCCGCCGCTCGTGCCTTGGGGAGCCCCTCGCCCGCATGgagctcttcctcttcttcaccaGCCTCCTGCAGCACTTCAGCTTCTCAGTGCCCGCTGGGCAGCCCCGCCCCAGTAG